One segment of Falco biarmicus isolate bFalBia1 chromosome 12, bFalBia1.pri, whole genome shotgun sequence DNA contains the following:
- the CRNKL1 gene encoding crooked neck-like protein 1: MASTAAGKQRIPKVAKVKNKAPAEVQITAEQLLREAKERELELLPPPPQQKITDVEELNDYKLRKRKTFEDNIRKNRTVISNWIKYAQWEESLKEIQRARSIYERALDVDYRNVTLWLKYAEMEMKNRQINHARNIWDRAITTLPRVNQFWYKYTYMEEMLGNVAGSRQVFERWMEWQPEEQAWHSYINFELRYKEVDRARTIYERFVIVHPDVKNWIKYARFEEKHSYFAHARKVYERAVEFFGEEHMDEHLYVAFAKFEENQKEFERVRVIYKYALDRIPKQEAQNLFKNYTIFEKKFGDRRGIEDIIVSKRRFQYEEEVKANPHNYDAWFDYLRLVESDADAETVREVYERAIANVPPIQEKRHWKRYIYLWINYALYEELEAKDAERTRQVYQACVELIPHKKFTFAKIWLLYAQFEIRQKNLPLARRALGTSIGKCPKNKLFKGYIELELQLREFDRCRKLYEKFLEFAPENCTSWIKFAELETILGDIDRARAIYELAIGQPRLDMPEVLWKSYIDFEIEQEEYEKTRNLYRRLLQRTQHVKVWISFAQFELSAGREESLSRCRQIYEEANKAMRNCEEKEERVMLLESWRNFEEEFGTDTTKERIDKLMPEKIKKRRKLQAEDGSDAGWEEYYDYIFPEDTANQPNLKLLAMAKLWKKQQQESEAAEVDPDKDIDESQS; encoded by the exons ATGGCGTCTACGGCGGCCGGCAAGCAGCGGATCCCCAAAGTGGCGAAG GTGAAAAATAAAGCCCCTGCAGAAGTGCAGATCACAGCAGAACAGCTTTTAAGAGaagcaaaagagagagaacTCGAACTTCTTCCCCCGCCCCCACAACAGAAGATCACAGATGTTGAAGAGCTAAATGACTATAAACTCCGGAAAAGGAAG ACTTTCGAAGAtaacataagaaaaaacaggACTGTTATCAGTAACTGGATAAAGTACGCACAATGGGAGGAAAGcctaaaagaaatacagag AGCCCGTTCCATTTACGAGCGTGCTTTAGACGTAGACTACAGAAATGTCACACTCTGGCTGAAATatgcagaaatggaaatgaagaacCGCCAGATTAATCATGCACGAAATATCTGGGATCGAGCCATTACCACTCTCCCCAGGGTGAACCAGTTCTG GTATAAGTATACTTACATGGAAGAAATGTTGGGGAATGTTGCTGGATCACGTCAGGTGTTTGAACGTTGGATGGAGTGGCAACCGGAAGAGCAAGCTTGGCATTCCTACATTAATTTCGAGCTGAGATACAAAGAGGTGGACAGGGCACGTACCATTTATGAGAGAT TTGTTATTGTTCATCCTGATGTTAAGAACTGGATCAAGTATGCTCGCTTTGAAGAGAAGCACAGTTATTTTGCTCACGCAAGGAAAGTATATGAGAGGGCAGTGGAGTTCTTTGGAGAAGAACATATGGATGAACACTTGTATGTGGCTTTCGCAAAATTTGAGGAGAACCAGAAAGAA tttgaaagagTAAGGGTGATCTACAAGTATGCCTTGGATAGAATTCCAAAACAGGAGGCCCAAAATCTCTTCAAGAATTACACCATCTTTGAGAAGAAGTTTGGAGACAGAAGGGGAATTGAAGACATCATTGTCAGCAAGAGGAGATTCCAGTATGAAGAGGAAGTGAAG GCAAATCCACATAATTATGATGCATGGTTTGACTACCTGAGGTTAGTTGAAAGTGACGCAGATGCTGAGACTGTCAGAGAAGTGTATGAAAGAGCCATTGCCAATGTTCCCCCAATTCAAGAGAAAAGACACTGGAAAAGATACATCTATCTATGGATTAACTATGCATTATATGAAGAGCTGGAGGCAAAG GATGCAGAGCGAACCAGACAGGTGTATCAGGCATGTGTCGAGCTCATTCCCCACAAGAAG tttacaTTTGCCAAAATATGGTTGCTGTATGCACAGTTTGAAATACGCCAGAAAAATCTTCCACTTGCCAGAAGAGCTTTG gGGACATCCATAGGCAAATGTCCAAAAAACAAACTGTTTAAAGGTTATATTGAATTGGAGTTACAATTGCGAGAATTTGATCGTTGCCGAAAGCTGTATGAAAAATTCCTGGAGTTTGCACCGGAAAACTGCACATCGTGGATTAAATTTGCTGAACTAGAGACCATTCTTGGTGATATTGATAGAGCCCGTGCAATCTATGAGTTGGCTATTGGTCAGCCCCGGCTAGACATGCCAGAG GTTCTTTGGAAATCCTACATTGACTTTGAAATTGAGCAAGAGGAGtatgagaaaacaagaaatcttTACCGCAGATTACTTCAGCGGACACAGCATGTAAAG GTATGGATCAGCTTTGCACAGTTTGAGCTATCGGCAGGAAGGGAGGAGAGTTTGTCAAGATGCCGGCAGATTTATGAAGAGGCTAACAAGGCAATGCGAAACTgtgaggagaaagaggagagagtCATGCTTCTGGAATCCTGGAGAAATTTTGAAGAGGAGTTTGGAACAGATACCACTAAAGAGAGGATAGATAAACTTatgcctgaaaaaataaagaagaggagaaaactgCAGGCTGAAGATGGG tctGATGCTGGCTGGGAGGAATACTATGATTATATTTTCCCAGAAGATACTGCCAATCAGCCTAATCTCAAACTGCTTGCTATGGCTAAACTctggaagaaacagcagcaagagaGTGAAGCTGCAGAGGTGGATCCAGACAAAGACATTGATGAAAGTCAGTCTTAG